A region from the Bactrocera dorsalis isolate Fly_Bdor chromosome 1, ASM2337382v1, whole genome shotgun sequence genome encodes:
- the LOC105234137 gene encoding hepatocyte growth factor-regulated tyrosine kinase substrate isoform X2 produces the protein MFKSSFEKNLENATSHLRLEPEWPSILLICDEINQKDVSPKNAFAAIKKKMISPNPHSACYALLVLESVVKNCGAPMHDEVFTRENCEMFSNFLEQTPHENVRQKMLELVQTWAYAFRSSEKYQSIKDTMTILKAKGHTFPELKEADAMFTADTAPIWADGKVCHRCRDEFNFTNRKHHCRNCGQVFCGKCSSKQCPLPKFGIEKDVRVCDGCYVMLQRPNAKPAVRAAAESDLPAEYVNSSLSQQVQTPPRKSEQELKEEEELQLALALSQSEAEEKKKQQQQHSLAAYRLQQRSPSPEAPPAPKEYQQEETNPDLAKYLNRSYWEQRKVNESPLASPSAPSPMPTPQPQAQQAPTQPKSADEVQIDEFAANMRAQVDIFVNRMKSNSSRGRSISNDSSVQTLFMNLTSLHSQQLSYIKEMDDKRMWYEQLQDKLAQIKDSRAALDVLRQEHVEKLRRIAEEQERQRQIQMAQKLEIMRKKKQEYLQYQRQLALQRIQEQEREMQLRQEQQKAQYLMGQTAFPFMPPGVVGGPQGSPSHQMNNVYNPYAFNPNSPGPLNAAAGGGGAQYNQTGGMMNQAGGPMAPGAIPPGMYAAGGVVPGQPNQQQHPGMMLQQGPIPQQGMMPPGAPQLGDSVPNIQPQQPPNPALGPQQQQQQQLTHVMLQQQNVMQTNPPIQMPPHQAQHIQQQQQQQQQQQQVPQQQQQPPQQQPQQVPQQQPPTQQQVQQQQAQIQAVAAAPAPPQSEPEPPAAAAPEEPATAELISFD, from the exons ATGTTTAAatcaagttttgaaaaaaatcttg AAAATGCTACAAGCCACCTGCGTTTGGAGCCCGAATGGCCTTCTATTCTACTCATTTGTGACGAGATCAATCAAAAGGATGTCTC TCCCAAAAATGCTTTTGCTGcgattaagaaaaaaatgatttcaCCGAATCCACATTCGGCTTGTTATGCCCTACTGGTGTTGGAAAGTGTAGTAAAGAATTGTGGTGCACCAATGCATGATGAAGTTTTTACCAGGGAGAATTGTGAAATGTTTAGTAACTTTCTGGAGCAGACACCACATGAAAATGTGCGTCAGAAAATGTTGGAATTAGTGCAGACTTGGGCATATGCATTTCGGTCATCTGAGAAATATCAATCAATAAAG GATACCATGACTATACTAAAGGCTAAGGGACATACATTCCCCGAGTTGAAAGAAGCAGATGCTATGTTTACAGCTGACACTGCGCCAATTTGGGCTGATGGCAAAGTTTGTCATCGCTGTCGCGACGAATTTAACTTCACCAATCGTAAGCATCATTGCCGCAATTGTGGCCAAGTATTTTGCGGTAAATGTTCCAGTAAACAATGTCCACTACCTAAATTTGGCATTGAAAAAGAT gtGCGCGTTTGTGACGGGTGCTATGTAATGTTGCAGCGGCCGAATGCCAAGCCAGCAGTACGTGCTGCAGCTGAGAGTGATTTGCCAGCTGAATATGTCAATAGTTCGCTTTCACAGCAAGTGCAG ACGCCACCACGTAAAAGTGAACAAGaattaaaagaagaagaagaactgcAGCTAGCTTTAGCGCTGAGTCAATCGGAGGCCgaggaaaagaagaaacaacaacaacaacat TCATTGGCCGCCTACCGTTTGCAACAACGTTCGCCCAGTCCCGAAGCACCGCCAGCACCCAAAGAATATCAGCAAGAAGAAACAAATCCGGACCTGGCCAAATATTTGAATCGCTCTTATTGGGAACAACGTAAAGTGAACGAATCGCCCTTGGCAAGTCCATCAGCACCGAGCCCAATGCCTACACCGCAACCACAAGCACAACAGGCACCTACACAGCCAAAG TCAGCTGATGAGGTGCAAATTGACGAATTCGCTGCGAATATGCGCGCACAAGTGGATATTTTTGTTAATCGCATGAAATCGAATTCCAGTCGTGGACGCAGCATTTCAAATGACTCTTCGGTGCAAACACTCTTCATGAATTTAACTTCATTGCACTCACAGCAACTCTCCTACATTAAAGAGATGGATGACAAGCGCATGTGGTACGAACAATTACAGGATAAATTGGCGCAAATCAAGGACTCACGCGCCGCGCTAGATGTGCTCCGACAGGAGCATGTTGAAAAGTTGCGACGCATCGCTGAAGAGCAAGAGCGTCAACGACAAATACAAATGGCACAGAAATTGGAGATAATGCGTAAGAAGAAGCAAGAATATTTGCAATATCAACGACAATTGGCACTACAGCGCATACAAGAGCAAGAACGTGAAATGCAGTTGCGTCAAGAGCAACAGAAAGCACAATATCTCATGGGGCAGACAGCATTCCCCTTTATGCCGCCGGGTGTTGTTGGAGGCCCACAAGGTTCGCCGTCACATCAAATGAACAATGTCTACAATCCTTATGCGTTTAATCCGAATTCACCGGGACCACTAAATGCCGCCGCTGGTGGTGGTGGAGCCCAATACAATCAAACAGGTGGTATGATGAATCAAGCTGGTGGACCTATGGCACCAGGTGCCATACCACCTGGTATGTATGCAGCAGGTGGAGTAGTGCCAGGCCAACCgaatcaacaacaacatccaGGTATGATGTTGCAGCAGGGACCAATTCCACAGCAAGGTATGATGCCGCCAGGTGCGCCACAGTTGGGTGATAGCGTGCCAAACATACAAC CTCAACAACCGCCAAATCCAGCTTTAggaccacagcaacaacaacaacaacagttgacACATGTAATGCTGCAACAGCAAAATGTTATGCAAACTAATCCACCTATACAAATGCCACCACACCAAGCACAGCatatacagcaacaacaacaacagcagcaacagcaacaacaggtaccccaacagcaacagcagccacCGCAGCAGCAACCACAGCAAgttccacaacaacaaccaccaacgcaacaacaagtgcaacaacaacaagctcaGATACAAGCTGTTGCTGCCGCACCCGCACCACCACAATCAGAACCGGAGCCACCAGCCGCCGCCGCCCCCGAAGAACCCGCTACAGCGGAGTTAATAAGTTTTGATTAA
- the LOC105234137 gene encoding hepatocyte growth factor-regulated tyrosine kinase substrate isoform X3, whose translation MSTESELSLEEEDTMTILKAKGHTFPELKEADAMFTADTAPIWADGKVCHRCRDEFNFTNRKHHCRNCGQVFCGKCSSKQCPLPKFGIEKDVRVCDGCYVMLQRPNAKPAVRAAAESDLPAEYVNSSLSQQVQVSTPPRKSEQELKEEEELQLALALSQSEAEEKKKQQQQHSLAAYRLQQRSPSPEAPPAPKEYQQEETNPDLAKYLNRSYWEQRKVNESPLASPSAPSPMPTPQPQAQQAPTQPKSADEVQIDEFAANMRAQVDIFVNRMKSNSSRGRSISNDSSVQTLFMNLTSLHSQQLSYIKEMDDKRMWYEQLQDKLAQIKDSRAALDVLRQEHVEKLRRIAEEQERQRQIQMAQKLEIMRKKKQEYLQYQRQLALQRIQEQEREMQLRQEQQKAQYLMGQTAFPFMPPGVVGGPQGSPSHQMNNVYNPYAFNPNSPGPLNAAAGGGGAQYNQTGGMMNQAGGPMAPGAIPPGMYAAGGVVPGQPNQQQHPGMMLQQGPIPQQGMMPPGAPQLGDSVPNIQPQQPPNPALGPQQQQQQQLTHVMLQQQNVMQTNPPIQMPPHQAQHIQQQQQQQQQQQQVPQQQQQPPQQQPQQVPQQQPPTQQQVQQQQAQIQAVAAAPAPPQSEPEPPAAAAPEEPATAELISFD comes from the exons ATGAGTACCGAATCGGAGTTAAGCCTGGAAGAAGAA GATACCATGACTATACTAAAGGCTAAGGGACATACATTCCCCGAGTTGAAAGAAGCAGATGCTATGTTTACAGCTGACACTGCGCCAATTTGGGCTGATGGCAAAGTTTGTCATCGCTGTCGCGACGAATTTAACTTCACCAATCGTAAGCATCATTGCCGCAATTGTGGCCAAGTATTTTGCGGTAAATGTTCCAGTAAACAATGTCCACTACCTAAATTTGGCATTGAAAAAGAT gtGCGCGTTTGTGACGGGTGCTATGTAATGTTGCAGCGGCCGAATGCCAAGCCAGCAGTACGTGCTGCAGCTGAGAGTGATTTGCCAGCTGAATATGTCAATAGTTCGCTTTCACAGCAAGTGCAGGTGAGT ACGCCACCACGTAAAAGTGAACAAGaattaaaagaagaagaagaactgcAGCTAGCTTTAGCGCTGAGTCAATCGGAGGCCgaggaaaagaagaaacaacaacaacaacat TCATTGGCCGCCTACCGTTTGCAACAACGTTCGCCCAGTCCCGAAGCACCGCCAGCACCCAAAGAATATCAGCAAGAAGAAACAAATCCGGACCTGGCCAAATATTTGAATCGCTCTTATTGGGAACAACGTAAAGTGAACGAATCGCCCTTGGCAAGTCCATCAGCACCGAGCCCAATGCCTACACCGCAACCACAAGCACAACAGGCACCTACACAGCCAAAG TCAGCTGATGAGGTGCAAATTGACGAATTCGCTGCGAATATGCGCGCACAAGTGGATATTTTTGTTAATCGCATGAAATCGAATTCCAGTCGTGGACGCAGCATTTCAAATGACTCTTCGGTGCAAACACTCTTCATGAATTTAACTTCATTGCACTCACAGCAACTCTCCTACATTAAAGAGATGGATGACAAGCGCATGTGGTACGAACAATTACAGGATAAATTGGCGCAAATCAAGGACTCACGCGCCGCGCTAGATGTGCTCCGACAGGAGCATGTTGAAAAGTTGCGACGCATCGCTGAAGAGCAAGAGCGTCAACGACAAATACAAATGGCACAGAAATTGGAGATAATGCGTAAGAAGAAGCAAGAATATTTGCAATATCAACGACAATTGGCACTACAGCGCATACAAGAGCAAGAACGTGAAATGCAGTTGCGTCAAGAGCAACAGAAAGCACAATATCTCATGGGGCAGACAGCATTCCCCTTTATGCCGCCGGGTGTTGTTGGAGGCCCACAAGGTTCGCCGTCACATCAAATGAACAATGTCTACAATCCTTATGCGTTTAATCCGAATTCACCGGGACCACTAAATGCCGCCGCTGGTGGTGGTGGAGCCCAATACAATCAAACAGGTGGTATGATGAATCAAGCTGGTGGACCTATGGCACCAGGTGCCATACCACCTGGTATGTATGCAGCAGGTGGAGTAGTGCCAGGCCAACCgaatcaacaacaacatccaGGTATGATGTTGCAGCAGGGACCAATTCCACAGCAAGGTATGATGCCGCCAGGTGCGCCACAGTTGGGTGATAGCGTGCCAAACATACAAC CTCAACAACCGCCAAATCCAGCTTTAggaccacagcaacaacaacaacaacagttgacACATGTAATGCTGCAACAGCAAAATGTTATGCAAACTAATCCACCTATACAAATGCCACCACACCAAGCACAGCatatacagcaacaacaacaacagcagcaacagcaacaacaggtaccccaacagcaacagcagccacCGCAGCAGCAACCACAGCAAgttccacaacaacaaccaccaacgcaacaacaagtgcaacaacaacaagctcaGATACAAGCTGTTGCTGCCGCACCCGCACCACCACAATCAGAACCGGAGCCACCAGCCGCCGCCGCCCCCGAAGAACCCGCTACAGCGGAGTTAATAAGTTTTGATTAA
- the LOC105234137 gene encoding hepatocyte growth factor-regulated tyrosine kinase substrate isoform X1: MFKSSFEKNLENATSHLRLEPEWPSILLICDEINQKDVSPKNAFAAIKKKMISPNPHSACYALLVLESVVKNCGAPMHDEVFTRENCEMFSNFLEQTPHENVRQKMLELVQTWAYAFRSSEKYQSIKDTMTILKAKGHTFPELKEADAMFTADTAPIWADGKVCHRCRDEFNFTNRKHHCRNCGQVFCGKCSSKQCPLPKFGIEKDVRVCDGCYVMLQRPNAKPAVRAAAESDLPAEYVNSSLSQQVQVSTPPRKSEQELKEEEELQLALALSQSEAEEKKKQQQQHSLAAYRLQQRSPSPEAPPAPKEYQQEETNPDLAKYLNRSYWEQRKVNESPLASPSAPSPMPTPQPQAQQAPTQPKSADEVQIDEFAANMRAQVDIFVNRMKSNSSRGRSISNDSSVQTLFMNLTSLHSQQLSYIKEMDDKRMWYEQLQDKLAQIKDSRAALDVLRQEHVEKLRRIAEEQERQRQIQMAQKLEIMRKKKQEYLQYQRQLALQRIQEQEREMQLRQEQQKAQYLMGQTAFPFMPPGVVGGPQGSPSHQMNNVYNPYAFNPNSPGPLNAAAGGGGAQYNQTGGMMNQAGGPMAPGAIPPGMYAAGGVVPGQPNQQQHPGMMLQQGPIPQQGMMPPGAPQLGDSVPNIQPQQPPNPALGPQQQQQQQLTHVMLQQQNVMQTNPPIQMPPHQAQHIQQQQQQQQQQQQVPQQQQQPPQQQPQQVPQQQPPTQQQVQQQQAQIQAVAAAPAPPQSEPEPPAAAAPEEPATAELISFD; this comes from the exons ATGTTTAAatcaagttttgaaaaaaatcttg AAAATGCTACAAGCCACCTGCGTTTGGAGCCCGAATGGCCTTCTATTCTACTCATTTGTGACGAGATCAATCAAAAGGATGTCTC TCCCAAAAATGCTTTTGCTGcgattaagaaaaaaatgatttcaCCGAATCCACATTCGGCTTGTTATGCCCTACTGGTGTTGGAAAGTGTAGTAAAGAATTGTGGTGCACCAATGCATGATGAAGTTTTTACCAGGGAGAATTGTGAAATGTTTAGTAACTTTCTGGAGCAGACACCACATGAAAATGTGCGTCAGAAAATGTTGGAATTAGTGCAGACTTGGGCATATGCATTTCGGTCATCTGAGAAATATCAATCAATAAAG GATACCATGACTATACTAAAGGCTAAGGGACATACATTCCCCGAGTTGAAAGAAGCAGATGCTATGTTTACAGCTGACACTGCGCCAATTTGGGCTGATGGCAAAGTTTGTCATCGCTGTCGCGACGAATTTAACTTCACCAATCGTAAGCATCATTGCCGCAATTGTGGCCAAGTATTTTGCGGTAAATGTTCCAGTAAACAATGTCCACTACCTAAATTTGGCATTGAAAAAGAT gtGCGCGTTTGTGACGGGTGCTATGTAATGTTGCAGCGGCCGAATGCCAAGCCAGCAGTACGTGCTGCAGCTGAGAGTGATTTGCCAGCTGAATATGTCAATAGTTCGCTTTCACAGCAAGTGCAGGTGAGT ACGCCACCACGTAAAAGTGAACAAGaattaaaagaagaagaagaactgcAGCTAGCTTTAGCGCTGAGTCAATCGGAGGCCgaggaaaagaagaaacaacaacaacaacat TCATTGGCCGCCTACCGTTTGCAACAACGTTCGCCCAGTCCCGAAGCACCGCCAGCACCCAAAGAATATCAGCAAGAAGAAACAAATCCGGACCTGGCCAAATATTTGAATCGCTCTTATTGGGAACAACGTAAAGTGAACGAATCGCCCTTGGCAAGTCCATCAGCACCGAGCCCAATGCCTACACCGCAACCACAAGCACAACAGGCACCTACACAGCCAAAG TCAGCTGATGAGGTGCAAATTGACGAATTCGCTGCGAATATGCGCGCACAAGTGGATATTTTTGTTAATCGCATGAAATCGAATTCCAGTCGTGGACGCAGCATTTCAAATGACTCTTCGGTGCAAACACTCTTCATGAATTTAACTTCATTGCACTCACAGCAACTCTCCTACATTAAAGAGATGGATGACAAGCGCATGTGGTACGAACAATTACAGGATAAATTGGCGCAAATCAAGGACTCACGCGCCGCGCTAGATGTGCTCCGACAGGAGCATGTTGAAAAGTTGCGACGCATCGCTGAAGAGCAAGAGCGTCAACGACAAATACAAATGGCACAGAAATTGGAGATAATGCGTAAGAAGAAGCAAGAATATTTGCAATATCAACGACAATTGGCACTACAGCGCATACAAGAGCAAGAACGTGAAATGCAGTTGCGTCAAGAGCAACAGAAAGCACAATATCTCATGGGGCAGACAGCATTCCCCTTTATGCCGCCGGGTGTTGTTGGAGGCCCACAAGGTTCGCCGTCACATCAAATGAACAATGTCTACAATCCTTATGCGTTTAATCCGAATTCACCGGGACCACTAAATGCCGCCGCTGGTGGTGGTGGAGCCCAATACAATCAAACAGGTGGTATGATGAATCAAGCTGGTGGACCTATGGCACCAGGTGCCATACCACCTGGTATGTATGCAGCAGGTGGAGTAGTGCCAGGCCAACCgaatcaacaacaacatccaGGTATGATGTTGCAGCAGGGACCAATTCCACAGCAAGGTATGATGCCGCCAGGTGCGCCACAGTTGGGTGATAGCGTGCCAAACATACAAC CTCAACAACCGCCAAATCCAGCTTTAggaccacagcaacaacaacaacaacagttgacACATGTAATGCTGCAACAGCAAAATGTTATGCAAACTAATCCACCTATACAAATGCCACCACACCAAGCACAGCatatacagcaacaacaacaacagcagcaacagcaacaacaggtaccccaacagcaacagcagccacCGCAGCAGCAACCACAGCAAgttccacaacaacaaccaccaacgcaacaacaagtgcaacaacaacaagctcaGATACAAGCTGTTGCTGCCGCACCCGCACCACCACAATCAGAACCGGAGCCACCAGCCGCCGCCGCCCCCGAAGAACCCGCTACAGCGGAGTTAATAAGTTTTGATTAA
- the LOC105234135 gene encoding lithostathine-1 yields MKRLYTIKLPLFVAFFMAFLLFEETQSAVIDLENISNKTETGYNDSKAENRAVAATDEDFYVSEDAISWFAAEYFCRKNGWYLVSIRNLEEAVQLNGFLNFNTLTVERYWTSGNRLADEKSWYWGLNYEAMGYTNWAANEPETTKAQYCMRLTAMQWYSFDCDQSSRYICRKR; encoded by the exons ATGAAGCGGTTGTATACCATTAAATTGCCACTTTTTGTAGCGTTCTTCATGGCCTTTTTACTCTTTGAAGAAACGCAAAGTGCTGTGAttgatttagaaaatatttcgaataaaaCAGAAACAGGATATAACG ATTCCAAAGCAGAAAACCGAGCAGTGGCTGCAACGGATGAGGATTTTTATGTGAGCGAAGATGCA ATAAGCTGGTTCGCAGCCGAATACTTCTGCAGAAAGAATGGCTGGTATTTGGTTTCAATCCGAAACTTAGAAGAAGCAGTACAGTTAAATGGATTTCTAAACTTTAACA CATTAACCGTTGAACGTTACTGGACGTCTGGTAATAGACTAGCTGATGAAAAGTCATGGTATTGGGGTCTTAATTATGAGGCTATGGGATATACAAATTGGGCTGCCAATGAGCCGGAAACTACTAAAGCGCAATATTGTATGAGACTTACTGCTATGCAGTGGTACAGCTTTGATTGTGATCAATCATCAAGATACATTTGTAGAAAACGTTGA
- the LOC105234137 gene encoding hepatocyte growth factor-regulated tyrosine kinase substrate isoform X4: MSTESELSLEEEDTMTILKAKGHTFPELKEADAMFTADTAPIWADGKVCHRCRDEFNFTNRKHHCRNCGQVFCGKCSSKQCPLPKFGIEKDVRVCDGCYVMLQRPNAKPAVRAAAESDLPAEYVNSSLSQQVQTPPRKSEQELKEEEELQLALALSQSEAEEKKKQQQQHSLAAYRLQQRSPSPEAPPAPKEYQQEETNPDLAKYLNRSYWEQRKVNESPLASPSAPSPMPTPQPQAQQAPTQPKSADEVQIDEFAANMRAQVDIFVNRMKSNSSRGRSISNDSSVQTLFMNLTSLHSQQLSYIKEMDDKRMWYEQLQDKLAQIKDSRAALDVLRQEHVEKLRRIAEEQERQRQIQMAQKLEIMRKKKQEYLQYQRQLALQRIQEQEREMQLRQEQQKAQYLMGQTAFPFMPPGVVGGPQGSPSHQMNNVYNPYAFNPNSPGPLNAAAGGGGAQYNQTGGMMNQAGGPMAPGAIPPGMYAAGGVVPGQPNQQQHPGMMLQQGPIPQQGMMPPGAPQLGDSVPNIQPQQPPNPALGPQQQQQQQLTHVMLQQQNVMQTNPPIQMPPHQAQHIQQQQQQQQQQQQVPQQQQQPPQQQPQQVPQQQPPTQQQVQQQQAQIQAVAAAPAPPQSEPEPPAAAAPEEPATAELISFD; the protein is encoded by the exons ATGAGTACCGAATCGGAGTTAAGCCTGGAAGAAGAA GATACCATGACTATACTAAAGGCTAAGGGACATACATTCCCCGAGTTGAAAGAAGCAGATGCTATGTTTACAGCTGACACTGCGCCAATTTGGGCTGATGGCAAAGTTTGTCATCGCTGTCGCGACGAATTTAACTTCACCAATCGTAAGCATCATTGCCGCAATTGTGGCCAAGTATTTTGCGGTAAATGTTCCAGTAAACAATGTCCACTACCTAAATTTGGCATTGAAAAAGAT gtGCGCGTTTGTGACGGGTGCTATGTAATGTTGCAGCGGCCGAATGCCAAGCCAGCAGTACGTGCTGCAGCTGAGAGTGATTTGCCAGCTGAATATGTCAATAGTTCGCTTTCACAGCAAGTGCAG ACGCCACCACGTAAAAGTGAACAAGaattaaaagaagaagaagaactgcAGCTAGCTTTAGCGCTGAGTCAATCGGAGGCCgaggaaaagaagaaacaacaacaacaacat TCATTGGCCGCCTACCGTTTGCAACAACGTTCGCCCAGTCCCGAAGCACCGCCAGCACCCAAAGAATATCAGCAAGAAGAAACAAATCCGGACCTGGCCAAATATTTGAATCGCTCTTATTGGGAACAACGTAAAGTGAACGAATCGCCCTTGGCAAGTCCATCAGCACCGAGCCCAATGCCTACACCGCAACCACAAGCACAACAGGCACCTACACAGCCAAAG TCAGCTGATGAGGTGCAAATTGACGAATTCGCTGCGAATATGCGCGCACAAGTGGATATTTTTGTTAATCGCATGAAATCGAATTCCAGTCGTGGACGCAGCATTTCAAATGACTCTTCGGTGCAAACACTCTTCATGAATTTAACTTCATTGCACTCACAGCAACTCTCCTACATTAAAGAGATGGATGACAAGCGCATGTGGTACGAACAATTACAGGATAAATTGGCGCAAATCAAGGACTCACGCGCCGCGCTAGATGTGCTCCGACAGGAGCATGTTGAAAAGTTGCGACGCATCGCTGAAGAGCAAGAGCGTCAACGACAAATACAAATGGCACAGAAATTGGAGATAATGCGTAAGAAGAAGCAAGAATATTTGCAATATCAACGACAATTGGCACTACAGCGCATACAAGAGCAAGAACGTGAAATGCAGTTGCGTCAAGAGCAACAGAAAGCACAATATCTCATGGGGCAGACAGCATTCCCCTTTATGCCGCCGGGTGTTGTTGGAGGCCCACAAGGTTCGCCGTCACATCAAATGAACAATGTCTACAATCCTTATGCGTTTAATCCGAATTCACCGGGACCACTAAATGCCGCCGCTGGTGGTGGTGGAGCCCAATACAATCAAACAGGTGGTATGATGAATCAAGCTGGTGGACCTATGGCACCAGGTGCCATACCACCTGGTATGTATGCAGCAGGTGGAGTAGTGCCAGGCCAACCgaatcaacaacaacatccaGGTATGATGTTGCAGCAGGGACCAATTCCACAGCAAGGTATGATGCCGCCAGGTGCGCCACAGTTGGGTGATAGCGTGCCAAACATACAAC CTCAACAACCGCCAAATCCAGCTTTAggaccacagcaacaacaacaacaacagttgacACATGTAATGCTGCAACAGCAAAATGTTATGCAAACTAATCCACCTATACAAATGCCACCACACCAAGCACAGCatatacagcaacaacaacaacagcagcaacagcaacaacaggtaccccaacagcaacagcagccacCGCAGCAGCAACCACAGCAAgttccacaacaacaaccaccaacgcaacaacaagtgcaacaacaacaagctcaGATACAAGCTGTTGCTGCCGCACCCGCACCACCACAATCAGAACCGGAGCCACCAGCCGCCGCCGCCCCCGAAGAACCCGCTACAGCGGAGTTAATAAGTTTTGATTAA
- the LOC105234136 gene encoding uncharacterized protein LOC105234136, giving the protein MENINKTMKEEKRLEDAPHFTEDEIMLLLNLLTKYGQLIEQKSVDTNSHRQKQKAWTDLSYEFNNTTKGSIRTLGDLQICYRHLKKVAQRSAKSSSKKRAHSPDLRRENNDPYQELISGIVEKEYVKLNLNWPKEEKDDACNRKVRRIVRTTFNDCFNLFYDNTVAESPILCKVLNHRITESHNLHKGDNPESGNTPKVKYLVGAALDDCYKVFEESAQNNPTEEKTTGPEAEPTSKNVSDTQLNQLLAAEKFEAILAQRKLIKLQLTDEKEKLEHNRIMRLMELKETEEKYNHERLMFKLEAEDAQKKYEHNEMLRKMQLEKHNK; this is encoded by the exons atggaaaatataaataaaacaatgaaagaGGAAAAAAGACTGGAAGATGCTCCACATTTCACCGAAGATGAAATAATGCTTCTATTGAATCTCCTAACAAAGTATGGACAATTAATTGAACAAAAATCTGTCGACACAAATAGTCataggcaaaaacaaaaagcatggACGGATCTATCATACGAGTTTAATAACACCACCAAAGGTAGTATTCGTACCTTAGGTGACTTGCAAATTTGCTACAGGCATTTAAAGAAGGTAGCCCAAAGATCTGCAAAAAGTTCCTCCA AAAAACGTGCCCACAGTCCGGATTTACGACGTGAAAACAATGATCCTTATCAGGAGCTTATTTCGGGTATAGTCGAAAAGGAATATGTAAAACTTAACCTTAACTGGCCCAAAG AAGAGAAAGACGATGCTTGTAATAGAAAGGTAAGGAGGATAGTCAGGACAACCTTTAATGACTGCTTCAACCTGTTTTATGATAATACTGTTGCTGAAAGTCCCATCTTATGTAAAG TTCTTAATCATAGAATTACTGAAAGCCATAACTTGCATAAAGGAGATAATCCGGAAAGCGGTAACACaccaaaagtaaaatatttagtcGGGGCTGCCCTTGACGATTGCTATAAAGTGTTTGAAGAGTCTGCACAAAATAATCCTACAGAAGAGAAAACAACTGGTCCTGAAGCTGAACCCacttcaaaaaatgtttctgaTACTCAATTGAACC AATTGTTAGCTGCTGAAAAGTTTGAAGCAATATTAGCTCAAAGGAAACTTATAAAACTGCAGTTAACGGATGAGAAGGAAAAATTAGAACATAACCGTATTATGAGGCTAATGGAACTGAAAGAGACAGAAGAAAAATACAATCATGAACGTCTTATGTTTAAGCTCGAAGCTGAAGATGCACAGAAAAAGTACGAGCATAACGAAATGCTAAGAAAAATGCAGTTGGAAAAGCAtaacaaataa